The Verrucomicrobiota bacterium genome has a segment encoding these proteins:
- a CDS encoding DUF2249 domain-containing protein, translated as MTKTTEHTIDVRIIPPRQKHPAIFGAWNELPDGESLLLLNDHDPLPLYYQFACKFAGQFHWSYEAQGPDIWRVRISKGLFPDPGFVPRKKAAAAPETQSIDFVQPLVLDTRPYFQRGEPPCHAIDEAVATLIPGQAFQLIAPFDPVPLRRKLENEGFSVRSRQLQDGAWQLEFRK; from the coding sequence ACGGAACACACCATCGACGTGCGGATCATCCCGCCGCGACAAAAGCACCCGGCCATTTTCGGCGCCTGGAATGAGCTTCCTGACGGCGAGTCGCTGCTCCTCCTCAACGACCACGATCCGCTGCCGCTTTACTATCAGTTTGCCTGCAAGTTCGCCGGGCAATTCCATTGGTCGTACGAAGCGCAAGGCCCGGACATCTGGCGCGTCCGGATCAGCAAAGGCCTGTTTCCAGATCCTGGATTCGTGCCCCGGAAGAAGGCCGCTGCAGCGCCGGAAACGCAATCGATCGATTTTGTGCAGCCGCTCGTGCTGGACACGCGCCCGTACTTTCAACGAGGCGAGCCGCCTTGCCACGCGATCGACGAAGCCGTCGCCACGCTGATTCCGGGCCAGGCTTTTCAGTTAATCGCTCCGTTTGATCCCGTTCCGTTGCGGCGCAAGCTGGAGAACGAAGGTTTTTCCGTTCGTTCCCGGCAGCTCCAGGATGGGGCCTGGCAGCTTGAGTTCAGGAAGTAG